The proteins below come from a single Mycobacterium parmense genomic window:
- a CDS encoding acyl-CoA reductase: protein MSKYVDQLPLASPAEMTDLYELSFGEILDVLESLGNALDFESNAHLQEAYEASLIANVLPAEMLRNSYLVLRQLFSRDNVTEIAETQVGLSYLNGWVPQTLRDGRQLRVRAFGSRTLHIPAGNGGLVSAVTILRSVITRSDAIIKAPSNDPLTAIAIARTLADVAPDHPITRHLTAGYWKGGDLAVEEALYQPHHIEKIVAWGGLASVKHVTRYIQPGLELIALDPKRSATIIGREAFDDDPTMREVARRAATDIGVANQEGCANARVIYVLSGTDSAGLANANRLGELIYQELLSLPAIVSTPPLYPDRELIDHVEASRMTEDFYRVIGGERREGAIVVSQMDEPVDYSTMLSGRVANIVPVDDIDKVTAAVNSYTQTIGIYPESLKRRLRNTLPLFGAQRMTSLGYACNVAVAAPQDAIEPIRRMCKWIVDEECDPGVVTPLWELAQA, encoded by the coding sequence ATGAGCAAATACGTCGACCAACTCCCGCTGGCAAGCCCAGCCGAGATGACCGACCTCTACGAGCTGAGCTTCGGCGAGATCCTCGACGTGCTCGAGTCGCTGGGCAATGCCTTGGACTTCGAGTCGAACGCCCACCTGCAGGAGGCCTACGAAGCCTCACTGATCGCCAACGTGTTGCCCGCGGAAATGCTGAGGAATAGCTATCTCGTACTGCGGCAACTATTTTCGCGGGACAATGTCACCGAGATCGCCGAGACCCAGGTGGGATTGTCCTACCTCAACGGGTGGGTACCCCAGACGCTGCGCGACGGCCGCCAACTGCGGGTGCGCGCTTTCGGGTCCCGCACCCTTCACATCCCGGCAGGCAACGGCGGCCTGGTCTCCGCCGTGACGATCCTGCGCTCGGTCATCACCCGATCCGATGCCATCATCAAGGCGCCGTCCAACGACCCCCTGACCGCGATTGCGATCGCCCGCACGCTGGCCGATGTGGCACCGGATCACCCGATCACCAGGCATCTGACGGCCGGTTACTGGAAGGGTGGCGATCTGGCCGTCGAGGAAGCTTTGTACCAACCCCACCACATCGAGAAGATCGTGGCCTGGGGCGGCCTGGCATCGGTCAAACATGTGACCCGTTACATCCAACCTGGATTGGAGCTCATCGCGCTGGACCCCAAGCGCAGCGCGACCATCATCGGTCGCGAGGCGTTCGACGACGACCCCACGATGCGGGAGGTGGCCCGCCGGGCCGCGACCGACATCGGTGTGGCGAACCAGGAGGGTTGTGCCAACGCCCGGGTTATCTACGTGCTCAGCGGAACCGACTCCGCGGGTCTCGCCAACGCCAATCGGCTCGGCGAACTCATCTACCAGGAACTGTTGTCGCTGCCCGCGATCGTGAGCACCCCACCGCTGTACCCCGACCGTGAGCTCATCGACCACGTCGAGGCCTCGCGAATGACCGAGGACTTCTATCGCGTCATCGGTGGCGAGCGGCGCGAGGGCGCCATCGTCGTCTCCCAGATGGATGAGCCTGTGGACTATTCGACGATGCTGTCCGGCCGGGTCGCCAACATCGTGCCGGTGGACGACATCGACAAGGTGACCGCCGCGGTCAACAGCTACACGCAGACGATCGGCATCTATCCCGAATCCCTGAAGCGCCGATTGCGCAACACGCTGCCGTTGTTCGGCGCCCAGCGAATGACCAGCCTGGGCTACGCGTGCAACGTCGCTGTCGCCGCGCCGCAGGATGCCATCGAACCGATCCGCCGCATGTGTAAGTGGATTGTCGACGAGGAATGCGATCCCGGCGTCGTCACCCCACTGTGGGAACTCGCGCAGGCATGA
- a CDS encoding SDR family NAD(P)-dependent oxidoreductase, producing MTRRLTAMGVVEGIDLSGKTCVITGASSGLGRESARALAAAGAHVVLAARDTDALRQTAKWVSAEVPGARTSTVHLDLTSLASVRTAATTIQEISPVIDVLMNNAGVMFTPFGRTRDGFELQFGTNHLGHFELTRLLVQPLTAAGGARVVILSSGGHVMGDVDFGDPNWERREYDKFAAYGASKTANILHALDADRRLREFGIRAYAVHPGTVATSLARYMSRSDFSRLREYAAASTAAHGEPTDGYLEFTTPDHGAATQVWAAVSPELNGRGGLYLLDCGVSEAVAPYACDERRAAQLWALSETLCAAR from the coding sequence ATGACCAGGCGCCTGACCGCCATGGGCGTCGTCGAGGGAATCGACCTGTCCGGCAAGACGTGTGTGATCACGGGCGCGTCGTCGGGGCTGGGCCGCGAGTCGGCCCGGGCGCTGGCCGCCGCCGGCGCTCACGTCGTCCTGGCAGCGCGCGACACCGACGCGCTCAGGCAAACGGCCAAGTGGGTGTCTGCAGAGGTGCCGGGAGCGCGCACCTCGACGGTACATCTCGACCTTACGTCGCTGGCGAGCGTTCGCACGGCCGCAACGACCATCCAAGAGATCAGCCCGGTGATCGACGTCTTGATGAACAACGCCGGCGTCATGTTCACCCCATTCGGCCGCACCCGCGACGGCTTCGAATTGCAGTTCGGGACAAATCATTTGGGCCACTTCGAACTCACCCGGCTCCTCGTCCAACCGCTGACCGCCGCCGGCGGCGCCCGGGTGGTGATCCTGTCGTCCGGCGGACACGTCATGGGTGACGTGGACTTTGGCGACCCCAATTGGGAGCGCCGCGAATACGACAAGTTCGCGGCCTACGGCGCGTCCAAGACGGCGAACATCCTGCACGCGCTCGACGCCGATCGACGCCTGCGCGAATTCGGAATCCGCGCCTACGCCGTCCATCCGGGAACGGTGGCGACCTCGCTGGCGCGGTACATGTCGCGTTCGGATTTTTCACGGTTACGCGAATACGCCGCAGCGAGCACCGCAGCGCACGGCGAACCAACCGATGGCTACCTCGAGTTCACCACCCCCGACCATGGTGCGGCCACCCAGGTGTGGGCGGCGGTCAGCCCCGAACTGAATGGCAGGGGTGGGCTGTACCTCCTGGATTGCGGAGTCAGCGAAGCGGTCGCCCCCTACGCATGTGATGAGCGCAGGGCCGCGCAGTTGTGGGCGCTCTCCGAGACATTGTGCGCGGCGCGATGA
- a CDS encoding TetR/AcrR family transcriptional regulator, protein MRGAMNRTERRKREVREKILTAAFDLFLDQGVSATKIEEICQRADVANRTFFNHFSTRQDMIRALAERRLVNLHDVVFGRADEAVPARLVGVFDDIAAALAESGDTYREMIGEMLAISGYGIQRGSHLHDTFVELVKDGVARGEVSTRHDAETLADIAVGALSGGILNWTLDPGYSLETNLHRLGAALADLLAV, encoded by the coding sequence GTGCGCGGCGCGATGAACAGGACCGAACGGCGCAAGCGTGAAGTGCGCGAGAAGATCCTCACTGCTGCCTTTGATCTCTTTCTGGACCAGGGGGTTTCAGCCACCAAGATCGAGGAGATCTGCCAGCGCGCCGACGTCGCCAACCGGACGTTCTTCAACCACTTCTCGACCCGGCAGGACATGATCCGGGCGCTGGCGGAGCGCAGACTGGTCAATCTGCACGACGTCGTCTTCGGTCGCGCCGATGAAGCGGTGCCGGCGCGGCTGGTCGGCGTGTTCGACGACATCGCCGCCGCGCTGGCCGAATCGGGCGACACCTACAGAGAGATGATCGGTGAGATGCTGGCAATCAGCGGCTACGGCATCCAGCGAGGATCCCACCTGCATGACACTTTCGTCGAGCTGGTCAAAGACGGGGTCGCTCGCGGCGAAGTCAGCACACGACACGACGCGGAGACCCTCGCCGACATCGCCGTCGGGGCGTTGTCCGGCGGCATCCTCAACTGGACGCTCGATCCGGGCTATTCGCTGGAAACCAACCTGCACCGACTCGGCGCCGCGCTCGCCGACCTGTTGGCGGTCTAA
- a CDS encoding enoyl-CoA hydratase-related protein, producing the protein MSAEVTVDVDQGVAVITLNRPDRLNAYTAEMGALLSRAYRDCDEDDDVRVIVVTGAGRAFCAGADFSADTSPFEAPDEPSTFSASPITPAAFELRKPVIAAVNGHAIGIGLTIALQADIRIVADEAKYGVVQVRRGVLPDCMAHWTLAQLTTLGVAADILLTGRTFGGAEAVALGIASRATSAEQVLDHAVMMASDIAANVAPMSAALCKRLLWDSAIKSYTPRQVASLETQLHQRVMGGADAREGVAAFLERRPPRFTARVSDDWAALPEP; encoded by the coding sequence GTGAGCGCCGAAGTGACCGTCGACGTCGACCAGGGGGTGGCGGTGATCACGCTCAACCGCCCCGATCGCCTCAACGCCTACACCGCGGAGATGGGTGCCTTGCTGAGCAGGGCCTACCGGGACTGCGACGAGGACGACGACGTCCGCGTCATCGTGGTGACCGGGGCGGGCCGGGCCTTCTGCGCCGGGGCCGACTTCTCCGCCGACACAAGTCCGTTCGAGGCTCCCGACGAGCCGAGCACCTTCTCGGCATCGCCCATCACCCCGGCCGCCTTCGAGCTTCGCAAACCGGTGATCGCCGCCGTCAACGGCCACGCTATCGGGATCGGGCTGACCATTGCGTTGCAGGCCGACATCCGCATCGTCGCCGACGAAGCGAAATACGGTGTGGTGCAGGTGCGCCGCGGGGTGCTTCCGGACTGCATGGCGCATTGGACGCTGGCGCAGCTGACCACCCTTGGGGTGGCAGCCGACATCCTGCTCACCGGAAGGACATTCGGCGGCGCCGAGGCGGTGGCGCTCGGAATTGCCAGTCGCGCAACGTCCGCCGAGCAGGTGCTGGACCACGCGGTGATGATGGCCAGTGACATCGCGGCCAACGTCGCGCCGATGTCGGCGGCGCTGTGCAAGCGGCTGCTCTGGGACAGCGCGATCAAGAGCTACACGCCGCGGCAGGTCGCGTCGCTGGAAACCCAACTGCACCAACGGGTGATGGGCGGCGCCGACGCCCGCGAAGGGGTCGCGGCGTTCCTCGAGCGGCGCCCGCCGCGGTTCACCGCGCGGGTGTCGGACGACTGGGCGGCGCTGCCGGAGCCTTAG
- a CDS encoding TIGR03617 family F420-dependent LLM class oxidoreductase encodes MKVHLQIDGSPTEAAASARDVASTGADGLFTFEGQHDVFFPLLIAAGATGLQLMTNVAIAAPRSPLHLAHAAYDLQLYSGGRFRLGLGSQIKAHIEKRYGSTWERPAAKMAETVAAIKAIFAAWEGQSRLDFRGEFFTHTIMAPNFNPGPNPFGPPPVFLGALGPIMTRTAAEAADGLLVMPFNSSRHFAERTIPAVHEGLRRAKRTSESFPIVAQAMVAVGRDDADLTAAVNGVASLIAFYGSTPAYLPVLEVEGWAGAQPELNALSKQGAFAAMRRLITDEMVARIGIVGSPEKCAEQIGARFGEHAAEVCCYFPGYRPRSADVADLVAALHRIPARP; translated from the coding sequence ATGAAGGTGCATCTGCAGATCGACGGCTCACCGACCGAGGCGGCGGCGAGCGCCCGCGACGTCGCCTCCACCGGCGCCGACGGACTGTTCACCTTCGAGGGCCAGCACGACGTGTTCTTCCCGTTGCTGATCGCCGCCGGGGCGACCGGGCTGCAGCTGATGACCAACGTGGCGATTGCCGCGCCGCGCAGCCCGCTGCACCTGGCGCACGCCGCCTACGACCTGCAGCTCTACAGCGGCGGCCGGTTCCGGCTGGGCCTGGGCTCCCAGATCAAGGCCCACATCGAAAAGCGGTACGGCAGCACGTGGGAGAGGCCCGCGGCGAAGATGGCCGAGACCGTCGCCGCGATCAAGGCGATCTTCGCCGCATGGGAAGGCCAGAGCCGCTTGGACTTTCGCGGCGAGTTCTTCACCCACACGATCATGGCGCCCAACTTCAACCCCGGCCCCAACCCGTTCGGCCCACCGCCGGTGTTCCTCGGAGCGCTCGGGCCGATCATGACCCGCACGGCCGCCGAGGCGGCCGACGGGTTACTGGTGATGCCGTTCAACAGTTCTCGCCATTTCGCCGAGCGCACCATCCCGGCGGTGCATGAGGGCCTGCGCCGCGCAAAGCGGACGAGCGAGAGTTTCCCCATCGTCGCGCAGGCCATGGTCGCCGTCGGCCGTGACGACGCGGACCTCACGGCGGCCGTGAACGGGGTGGCGTCGCTGATCGCGTTCTACGGGTCCACCCCGGCCTATCTGCCCGTGCTCGAGGTCGAGGGGTGGGCCGGCGCCCAGCCCGAACTGAACGCACTGTCCAAGCAGGGCGCCTTCGCCGCGATGCGCCGGCTGATCACCGACGAGATGGTGGCCCGGATCGGGATCGTGGGCAGCCCCGAGAAATGCGCTGAGCAGATCGGCGCACGCTTCGGCGAGCACGCCGCCGAGGTGTGCTGCTACTTCCCCGGTTACCGGCCGCGCAGCGCCGACGTCGCCGACCTGGTCGCCGCCCTGCACCGGATCCCGGCCCGCCCGTGA
- a CDS encoding LON peptidase substrate-binding domain-containing protein, whose translation MADLELTCLPMFPLESALLPDVDLPLRIFEPRYGALVRDCLDSGDPFGVVLISRGREVGGGDARCDTGVVVRIEECVDHGAGRYSLRCRAGERIRVREWLPDDPYPRATVTLWPDEPGDPVTGAQLVDLEDRIVALFERIAEARDAVLPDRDVLLGHDELAPDASAGQRLFALASRLPIGAADRYAVLEAPSAAERLAALSEAVETLAEMVEFQLSE comes from the coding sequence ATGGCCGATCTCGAACTCACCTGCTTGCCGATGTTTCCGCTGGAGTCCGCGCTGCTGCCCGACGTCGACTTGCCGTTGCGGATCTTCGAGCCCCGCTACGGCGCGCTGGTCCGGGACTGCCTCGACAGTGGCGACCCGTTCGGCGTGGTGCTCATCTCCCGCGGCCGCGAGGTCGGCGGCGGCGATGCGCGCTGCGACACCGGCGTAGTGGTCAGGATCGAGGAATGCGTCGATCACGGCGCGGGCCGGTACTCGTTGCGCTGCCGAGCGGGCGAACGGATCCGCGTGCGCGAATGGCTGCCTGACGATCCCTACCCGCGGGCCACCGTGACGCTGTGGCCCGACGAGCCGGGCGATCCCGTGACGGGCGCCCAGCTGGTGGACCTGGAGGACCGGATCGTGGCCCTGTTCGAGAGGATCGCCGAAGCCCGCGACGCAGTGCTGCCGGACCGTGACGTGCTGCTCGGCCACGACGAGCTCGCGCCCGACGCGAGCGCGGGACAACGCCTGTTCGCCTTGGCGTCTCGCCTCCCGATCGGCGCGGCCGACCGCTACGCGGTGCTCGAGGCGCCGTCGGCCGCCGAGCGGCTGGCCGCACTGAGCGAGGCCGTGGAAACCCTCGCCGAGATGGTGGAGTTCCAGCTCTCCGAATGA
- a CDS encoding glutamate--cysteine ligase has product MAQDNRKRAHIDFAPSPRPTIGVEWEFALVDAKTRDLSNEAAAVIAEIGENPRVHQELLRNTVEVVSGVCDSAGQAMDDLRETLGPARRIVRDRGMELFSAGTHPFARWSTQKLTDAPRYAELIKRTQWWGRQMLIWGVHVHVGISSANKVMPIMSSLLRYYPHMLALSASSPWWGGEDTGYASNRAMMFQQLPTAGLPFQFQTWAEFEGFVYDQKKTGIIDHMNEIRWDIRPSPHLGTLEVRICDGVSNLRELGALVALTHCLIVDLDHRLDAGETLPDMPPWHVQENKWRAARYGLDAVIILDADSNERLVTEDLDDVLTQLEPVAKSLDCVDELAAVADIPRKGASYQRQRRVAEEHDGDLRAVVDELVAELEF; this is encoded by the coding sequence GTGGCGCAAGACAACAGGAAAAGGGCGCACATCGATTTCGCCCCCTCACCGCGGCCGACCATCGGCGTGGAGTGGGAGTTCGCCCTGGTCGACGCGAAGACCCGGGACCTCAGCAACGAGGCCGCCGCCGTCATCGCCGAGATCGGCGAAAACCCGCGCGTGCACCAGGAGTTGCTGCGCAACACGGTCGAGGTGGTCAGCGGCGTTTGCGACAGCGCGGGGCAGGCGATGGACGACCTGCGCGAGACTCTGGGCCCGGCGCGCCGGATTGTGCGCGACCGAGGCATGGAGCTCTTCTCCGCCGGCACGCACCCGTTCGCCCGCTGGTCCACCCAGAAACTCACCGATGCCCCCCGCTACGCCGAACTGATCAAACGCACGCAGTGGTGGGGCAGGCAAATGCTGATCTGGGGGGTGCACGTGCACGTGGGCATCTCGTCGGCGAACAAGGTGATGCCCATCATGTCGTCGTTGCTGAGGTACTACCCCCACATGCTGGCGCTCTCGGCCTCCTCGCCGTGGTGGGGCGGCGAAGACACCGGATACGCCAGCAACCGCGCGATGATGTTCCAGCAGCTACCCACCGCCGGGCTGCCGTTCCAGTTCCAGACCTGGGCGGAGTTCGAAGGCTTCGTCTACGACCAGAAGAAGACCGGCATCATCGATCATATGAACGAAATCCGCTGGGACATCAGGCCTTCGCCGCACCTGGGCACCCTCGAGGTGCGCATCTGCGACGGGGTGTCCAATCTGCGTGAGCTGGGCGCGCTGGTCGCGCTGACCCACTGCCTGATCGTCGACCTGGACCACCGGCTGGACGCCGGTGAGACGCTGCCCGACATGCCGCCCTGGCACGTTCAGGAGAACAAGTGGCGCGCAGCGAGGTACGGCCTCGACGCCGTCATCATCCTGGACGCGGACAGCAACGAGCGGCTGGTGACCGAGGACCTCGACGACGTGCTGACCCAGCTGGAACCGGTCGCGAAATCGCTGGACTGTGTCGACGAACTGGCCGCGGTGGCCGACATCCCCCGGAAGGGCGCCTCCTACCAACGCCAGCGTAGGGTTGCCGAGGAACATGACGGCGATCTGCGCGCGGTCGTCGACGAACTGGTGGCTGAGCTGGAATTCTGA
- the sodC gene encoding superoxide dismutase[Cu-Zn] produces MPKLPGSRNAAVAAVALSALVGAALATACSSPQHAATTQGTPPPIWTGSPAPSQMAKAQAAPGDSSIIATHLKAPDGTEVATAQFAFNNGYATITIETTANNMLAPGLHDVHVHKVGKCEPNSVDPAGGAPGDFLSAGGHFQAPGHNSEPASGDLPALAVRKGGAGMLVTTTDAFGMDDLLTGEKTAIIIHAGAEGAGGMAGMGMNNADVGKRVACGVIGSG; encoded by the coding sequence ATGCCCAAGCTTCCCGGTTCCCGCAACGCCGCCGTCGCCGCCGTCGCCCTGTCCGCACTGGTTGGTGCCGCGCTGGCGACGGCCTGTTCGTCACCCCAGCACGCCGCGACCACACAGGGCACCCCGCCGCCCATCTGGACCGGGTCGCCCGCGCCGTCGCAAATGGCGAAGGCGCAAGCCGCGCCCGGGGATTCGTCGATCATCGCCACGCACCTCAAGGCGCCCGACGGCACCGAGGTGGCGACCGCGCAGTTCGCCTTCAACAACGGCTATGCCACCATCACCATCGAGACGACCGCGAACAATATGCTCGCGCCGGGCCTCCACGACGTCCACGTCCACAAGGTCGGTAAGTGCGAGCCCAACTCGGTCGACCCGGCCGGCGGCGCTCCGGGGGACTTCCTGTCCGCCGGCGGACACTTCCAGGCGCCGGGGCATAACTCCGAACCCGCCAGCGGCGACCTGCCCGCGCTCGCCGTGCGCAAGGGCGGGGCGGGGATGCTGGTGACGACCACGGACGCATTCGGCATGGACGACCTGCTCACCGGCGAGAAGACCGCCATCATCATCCACGCCGGCGCCGAGGGTGCCGGCGGCATGGCCGGCATGGGGATGAACAACGCAGACGTCGGCAAGCGCGTCGCGTGCGGTGTAATCGGTTCGGGCTAG
- a CDS encoding LytR C-terminal domain-containing protein — protein sequence MKERVPDSTGLPLRAMVMVLLFLGVIFLLLGWQALGSSGNSDDDSASAMSSTTSTTSSPSPSPTGKPSANDAEVRVYNISAKEGVAARTKDELTSAGFKVTDVGNLAVSDVTTTTVYYTDADGEHATADAVGQKLGAPVEPRSPELTSQPPGVIVLVTG from the coding sequence ATGAAAGAGCGAGTCCCCGACTCCACCGGCCTTCCGCTGCGGGCCATGGTGATGGTGCTGTTGTTTTTGGGCGTCATCTTCCTGCTGCTCGGATGGCAGGCCCTGGGCTCGTCGGGCAACTCCGACGACGACTCGGCCTCGGCGATGTCGAGCACCACGAGCACCACCAGCTCGCCGTCGCCCTCGCCCACCGGCAAGCCCTCCGCCAACGACGCCGAGGTGCGGGTCTACAACATCTCCGCCAAAGAGGGCGTCGCCGCGCGCACCAAGGACGAACTCACCTCGGCGGGATTCAAGGTCACCGACGTCGGGAACCTGGCGGTGTCCGACGTGACGACGACCACGGTGTATTACACCGACGCCGACGGCGAGCACGCCACCGCCGACGCGGTGGGCCAGAAGCTCGGAGCCCCCGTCGAACCGCGAAGCCCGGAGCTCACCAGCCAGCCGCCGGGCGTGATCGTTCTCGTCACCGGCTGA
- a CDS encoding DUF3263 domain-containing protein yields the protein MDSAMARANRSGDDSEVADGLTRREHDILAFERQWWKYAGVKEEAIKELFSMSATRYYQVLNALVDRPEALAADPMLVKRLRRLRASRQKARAARRLGFEVT from the coding sequence ATGGACAGCGCTATGGCGCGGGCAAATCGATCGGGGGACGATTCTGAAGTTGCAGATGGGCTCACCCGCCGCGAACACGACATCCTCGCGTTCGAACGTCAATGGTGGAAGTACGCCGGAGTAAAGGAAGAGGCCATCAAAGAGCTGTTCTCGATGTCGGCGACGCGCTACTACCAGGTGCTCAACGCTCTCGTGGACCGGCCCGAGGCGTTGGCCGCCGACCCCATGCTGGTGAAGCGGCTGCGACGGCTGCGTGCGAGCCGCCAGAAGGCGCGAGCGGCACGGCGCCTCGGCTTCGAGGTCACCTAA
- a CDS encoding peptide deformylase has product MAVVPIRIVGDPVLHTPTQPVQVAADGSLPAELPELIATMYETMDAAHGVGLAANQIGYGIRLFVYDCAEDRGVAARRRGVVINPVLETSEVPETMPDPTLDDEGCLSVPGESFPTGRAKWARVTGLDADGAPVSIEGTGLFARMLQHETGHLDGFLYLDRLIGRYARSAKRAVKSNGWGVPGLSWLPGEDPDPFGH; this is encoded by the coding sequence ATGGCAGTCGTACCGATCCGCATCGTGGGAGATCCCGTGTTGCACACGCCGACGCAGCCGGTGCAGGTCGCGGCCGACGGATCGCTGCCCGCGGAACTGCCCGAGCTGATCGCCACGATGTACGAAACCATGGACGCCGCGCACGGGGTCGGCCTGGCCGCGAACCAGATCGGCTACGGGATACGGCTGTTCGTCTACGACTGCGCGGAGGACCGGGGCGTCGCCGCCCGGCGGCGCGGCGTGGTCATCAACCCGGTCCTGGAAACCTCCGAGGTGCCCGAGACCATGCCGGACCCGACCCTCGACGACGAGGGCTGTCTGTCCGTTCCGGGTGAGTCGTTCCCCACCGGCCGCGCGAAGTGGGCGCGGGTAACCGGACTCGACGCCGACGGCGCCCCGGTTTCCATCGAGGGCACCGGCCTGTTCGCGCGGATGCTGCAGCACGAGACCGGACACCTCGATGGCTTCCTGTACCTGGACCGCCTCATCGGCCGCTACGCCCGCAGCGCCAAACGTGCGGTCAAGTCCAACGGGTGGGGCGTGCCCGGTCTGTCGTGGCTGCCGGGCGAGGACCCGGACCCGTTCGGTCACTGA
- a CDS encoding GNAT family N-acetyltransferase, cg3035/Rv0428c family, translating into MISWPALGTRVTVRYRRPAGSVPPLTDAVGHLLAVDPVVRVRTKSGVVVECGPDDVVALRALTDAPVRTAEIRSLEHAAAAAHPGVEQMWVDGWLLRAGGAGLATNSAVPLDVSAGLGALPAIVDWYGRQGLPPRLAVPDRLLRLPHPSVERTERVLVRAISAVGHPDPSVTLSPPSVESGLIDGQVMFANGPGGAVARAALTRGPEGTAWVGLSAVRASDEAAAARACEALLAWGASRGATRGYLVADDGRETAPAAALGFRLHHRRRYVLADTV; encoded by the coding sequence ATGATCTCGTGGCCGGCCCTGGGCACACGGGTGACGGTTCGCTACCGCCGCCCGGCCGGGTCGGTTCCGCCGCTGACCGATGCGGTGGGACACCTGCTGGCCGTCGACCCCGTGGTGCGCGTGCGGACGAAGAGCGGCGTGGTCGTGGAGTGTGGGCCCGACGACGTCGTCGCACTGCGGGCGCTGACCGACGCGCCGGTCCGTACCGCCGAGATCCGTTCGCTCGAGCATGCGGCCGCCGCCGCGCATCCCGGCGTCGAGCAGATGTGGGTGGACGGCTGGCTGCTGCGGGCGGGCGGGGCGGGTTTGGCAACGAATTCTGCTGTACCGCTTGATGTTTCGGCCGGATTGGGCGCTCTGCCTGCTATTGTCGACTGGTACGGGCGGCAAGGCCTTCCGCCCCGGCTGGCTGTTCCGGACCGCCTGCTGCGACTGCCGCATCCGTCCGTCGAGCGCACGGAACGAGTGCTGGTGCGCGCCATCTCGGCCGTGGGCCACCCCGACCCGTCCGTCACGCTGTCGCCGCCCTCCGTCGAATCCGGCCTGATCGACGGCCAGGTGATGTTCGCGAACGGCCCGGGCGGGGCGGTGGCCCGCGCGGCGCTGACCCGGGGCCCCGAGGGCACGGCGTGGGTCGGCCTGTCGGCGGTGCGGGCTTCCGACGAGGCGGCCGCCGCGCGGGCGTGCGAAGCTTTGCTGGCCTGGGGCGCGAGCCGCGGCGCGACGCGCGGCTATCTGGTCGCCGACGACGGGCGCGAGACCGCCCCGGCGGCTGCACTCGGTTTCCGGCTGCACCACCGTCGTCGCTACGTCCTGGCCGATACCGTCTAG
- a CDS encoding exodeoxyribonuclease III, with translation MRLATWNVNSIRSRLPRVLDWLARADVDVLAMQETKCSDSQFPTLPFFELGYEVAHVGFNQWNGVAVASRVGLDDVQVGFTGQPTWSPKPDIAAVAEARALGATCGGIRVWSLYVPNGRALGDPHYTYKLKWLAALRDTAAGWLREDPAAQIALAGDWNIAPSDDDVWSTDFYAGSTHVSEPERAAFGAVVDAQFADVVRPFAPGPGVYTYWDYTQLRFPKAQGMRIDFILASPALASRVTAAQIVRDERKGKAASDHAPVLIDVRRDHPAG, from the coding sequence TTGCGTCTGGCCACCTGGAACGTCAACTCGATTCGCAGCCGCCTGCCGCGCGTCCTCGACTGGCTGGCCCGAGCCGACGTGGACGTGCTGGCCATGCAGGAGACGAAGTGCTCCGACAGCCAATTCCCCACGCTGCCGTTCTTCGAGCTCGGCTACGAGGTCGCCCACGTCGGATTCAACCAGTGGAACGGCGTGGCCGTCGCCTCCCGGGTGGGTCTCGACGACGTGCAGGTCGGCTTCACCGGCCAGCCCACCTGGAGCCCTAAACCGGACATCGCGGCCGTCGCGGAGGCCCGCGCGCTGGGCGCCACCTGCGGCGGCATCCGCGTCTGGAGCCTCTACGTGCCCAACGGCCGCGCCCTGGGCGACCCCCACTACACCTACAAGCTGAAGTGGCTTGCCGCGTTGCGCGATACGGCCGCCGGCTGGTTGCGCGAGGACCCCGCCGCGCAGATCGCGCTGGCCGGCGACTGGAACATCGCGCCGAGCGACGACGACGTCTGGAGCACCGATTTCTACGCCGGCTCCACCCATGTCTCGGAGCCGGAGCGGGCTGCATTCGGCGCCGTCGTCGACGCCCAATTCGCCGATGTCGTCCGGCCGTTCGCGCCCGGCCCGGGCGTATACACCTACTGGGACTACACCCAGCTGCGGTTCCCGAAGGCGCAAGGGATGCGCATCGACTTCATCCTGGCCTCGCCCGCGCTGGCGTCCCGCGTGACGGCGGCGCAGATCGTGCGCGACGAGCGCAAGGGGAAGGCGGCCAGCGATCACGCGCCGGTGCTCATCGACGTCCGCCGCGACCACCCCGCAGGTTGA